A single genomic interval of Lates calcarifer isolate ASB-BC8 unplaced genomic scaffold, TLL_Latcal_v3 _unitig_1028_quiver_1004, whole genome shotgun sequence harbors:
- the LOC108885748 gene encoding uncharacterized protein LOC108885748 yields MQRYWWPGYEMQLLAELQRQQNNAQFCDTLLQTEGISVPTHSCILAALSPYLSQKLSASPSPPSGQKHRLQLQPVKAQTLLKLVGLLYSGQLEVKGSVEHDDVLAVARQFGIADLVEGQKDEGMNVAELQEKRRSLGRFRENGRQAEESRWRDENRKMQDAQVQAEMVGRRDTDSPIEKRSCISIGTQTVKAGEKSVGSFIILSGQATPLSPESELKAQSLDFSVMLQPQSLTLDKQFCSTSCPGIYSMDKGAPSDGESPLNQSSGCVINPTSTPALFGETLTFPISLIDDSESPSREEGSGHQQSSESGDSLQALAEERTELENGKRNGMTADDRGDTEQPSQADIDEMPGEESTKSTVRHVGTKNMAKMKEMQQMMETTQISIRVKLRRRTKGEVWEVVSMRDADETLSVLASLRQDGCHHKRPETDLSDIPLPPSLVQPNPIQKPEWHILQPVTNSLTSPLHPNTSSDSQPPSSDCFTPNQNDGLKAAPVLQHQDSVEESDEQIERLLEDIMMGINILPNLERDFKKSHHLQLSHDGVLNISQDPVTQNDAGHNQMHAAVSAAGCVFNQDLGSQTCNSSADTGIHCCFTVQNQSSCSSLSSVLPDAAVIQQRQECSPHYYSSVRSMWQSDEMSHQNMPLSKSQECPHLDAPTTRSVIPSAFFSSGQKLHYPALWDLSSQDSQHNLEFLPLKNGNETQSMHTTVLSIPCMDDLRLPQCLSPLEPCTSATKHQPVPNNPVNLGNKVQQQPSLHGRPWLTENPGSLKFPLSAITCKENKSMSLPQDTNYNCLSKHRQEHLELNRQNEGILAESCTVKEVEERETLSSVQPNAAELKSDPRKMKEDNTAGNTMAPKRRTKRTSHPQDAASSLLAYKHVKIGDGTKSQINLSVCQVSLSSNNVLAKERGMATSSMNILSKPNQQSLVTESLREKPRISVANTAQTRIRTRGFLKKTEKSPSDTSPEDSLVAKPGAYRAQTANKQGVTNQKRGRPPKTKLKDPIPPNNNPALPEKMGSNEESQQKMDRNLPKEDLEKGDKTKQKCKKRRLNRSTEEGVIPPKKTISIESTDKPDAGINDIIPDVRKLGASKWPQMVTLKEFQKLIKRQHSKTRKLKESQETNGTVKDAESEGMVNRDSTYKESAKDKEMDIDITQPQDRVGSEQSPVISVTVDKNHNQVFSESTDGTDSSTKKTSFLCGGNQPVFSFDDLEEVVAKLAAEREQPLMNLYEGTACDVINNEGLSHSDTHLPQLNKPWHHNLYTRTPERTGPPLPGAGGIVSGCDQEEEEEVEVDVLLYSPVKVPQTGEREDGLINTEITLDEDEEEDVNEIDVTG; encoded by the exons ATGCAGAGGTACTGGTGGCCAGGTTATGAGATGCAGCTTctggcagagctgcagagacaacaAAACAACGCCCAATTCTGTGATACCCTGTTACAAACTGAGG GTATCTCAGTGCCAACCCACAGTTGCATCCTTGCAGCTCTCAGCCCTTACCTGTCTCAGAAGCTGTCAGCCTCCCCGTCTCCTCCGTCCGGCCAGAAGCATCGGCTCCAGCTCCAGCCTGTGAAGGCCCAGACCCTGTTGAAGCTGGTTGGTCTGCTGTATTCTGGGCAGCTGGAGGTAAAAGGAAGCGTTGAACATGATGACGTGTTGGCTGTAGCCCGCCAGTTTGGGATTGCAGATCTTGTAGAGGGGCAGAAAGATGAGGGGATGAATGTGGCAGAACTCCAAGAGAAGAGGCGGAGTCTCGGGCGTTTCAGAGAGAATGGCCGTCAAGCCGAGGAAAgcagatggagggatgaaaacaggaaaatgcagGATGCACAAGTTCAGGCTGAGATGGTTGGAAGGAGGGATACAGATTCTCCAATTGAAAAGAGAAGTTGTATATCTATAGGAACACAGACTGTTAAAGCTGGTGAAAAGTCAGTGGGCAGTTTTATTATTCTGTCCGGCCAAGCTACCCCTCTGTCCCCAGAGTCTGaactcaaagctcaaagcttggatttttctgtcatgttgCAACCCCAAAGCCTCACACTTGATAAACAGTTTTGCTCCACTTCTTGCCCAGGCATTTATAGTATGGACAAGGGAGCACCAAGCGATGGAGAGTCTCCATTAAACCAATCCTCTGGCTGTGTAATAAATCCCACATCAACTCCAGCTTTGTTTGGTGAGACGTTGACCTTCCCCATTTCACTTATTGATGACTCAGAGTCCCCAAGTCGTGAGGAGGGCAGCGGCCACCAGCAGTCATCTGAGTCCGGGGACAGTCTACAGGCCTTGGCTGAGGAAAGAACAGAACTGgagaatggaaaaagaaatggcATGACAGCTGACGACAGAGGAGATACAGAGCAGCCAAGCCAGGCTGACATAGATGAGATGCCAGGAGAAGAAAGCACAAAGTCTACAGTGAGGCATGTTGGCACGAAGAACATGGCCAAGATGAAAGAGATGCAGCAGATGATGGAGACCACACAGATCTCTATCAGG gtgaagctgaggaggaggactaAAGGAGAAGTGTGGGAGGTGGTGAGCATGCGAGATGCAGATGAGACCTTGTCAGTTCTTGCCTCCCTGAGACAG GATGGCTGCCACCACAAAAGGCCAGAGACAGACCTTTCAGacattcctcttcctccctcccttgtCCAGCCAAACCCAATACAGAAACCAGAATGGCATATTCTTCAACCTGTTACCAACTCCCTCACATCACCACTTCACCCCAACACCTCCTCTGACTCCCAGCCACCCTCTAGTGACTGCTTCACCCCAAACCAGAACGATGGCCTCAAGGCAGCTCCAGTTCTGCAGCATCAGGACTCTGTAGAGGAGTCTGATGAGCAGATAGAGAGGCTGTTGGAAGACATCATGATGGGCATCAATATCCTCCCCAACTTGGAGAGGGACTTCAAGAAGTCTCATCACCTTCAACTGAGCCATGACGGAGTACTGAATATTTCCCAAGACCCAGTTACACAGAACGATGCAGGGCACAATCAGATGCATGCTGCTGTCAGTGCAGCAGGGTGTGTGTTTAACCAGGATTTGGGTTCACAAACTTGCAACTCATCAGCAGATACAG GTATCCATTGTTGTTTCACAGTTCAGAACCAGTCCAGCTGCTCAAGCCTTTCCTCTGTACTGCCAGATGCTGCGGTAATCCAACAACGGCAGGAGTGCTCTCCACACTATTATTCATCTGTCAGATCCATGTGGCAGAGTGATGAAATGAGCCATCAGAACATGCCGTTATCCAAAAGTCAAGAATGTCCACATCTTGACGCACCTACAACAAGATCAGTCATACCCTCAGCTTTCTTCTCTTCTGGGCAGAAACTACATTATCCAGCATTATGGGACCTGTCCTCACAAGACAGTCAGCACAATCTTGAGTTTTTACCTCTGAAGAATGGCAATGAGACACAGTCCATGCATACTACTGTCCTGTCTATACCTTGCATGGACGATTTGCGGCTTCCTCAATGTCTCTCTCCATTAGAGCCTTGCACTTCAGCGACAAAACATCAGCCTGTCCCCAACAACCCCGTGAACCTTGGTAATAAAGTTCAGCAACAGCCATCTCTACATGGGCGACCTTGGCTGACAGAAAACCCTGGATCGCTAAAATTTCCCCTGAGTGCCATCActtgcaaagaaaataaaagtatgtcTTTACCACAGGATACTAACTACAACTGTTTGTCAAAGCACCGGCAGGAACATCTGGAGTTGAATCGACAAAATGAGGGTATCTTGGCAGAATCTTGTACTGTGAAAGaggtggaagagagagaaacgCTATCTTCTGTTCAACCAAATGCTGCAGAACTGAAATCTGACCCAAGGAAGATGAAGGAAGACAACACAGCTGGGAATACAATGGCACCTAAAAGGAGGACAAAACGCACCAGTCATCCACAAGATGCTGCCAGTTCTCTCTTGGcatacaaacatgtaaaaatcgGTGATGGAACAAAGAGTCAAATCAACTTGAGTGTTTGTCAAGTCAGTTTATCAAGCAACAATGTACTTGCCAAGGAAAGAGGAATGGCCACCAGCTCTATGAACATTCTATCCAAACCAAATCAGCAGTCACTTGTCACAGAGAGCTTGAGAGAGAAACCCCGAATATCTGTGGCGAATACTGCCCAAACTCGGATCAGAACCAGGGgttttttgaaaaaaactgaaaagtcaCCAAGTGACACAAGCCCAGAAGATTCTTTAGTTGCAAAACCTGGGGCCTATAGAGCTCAGACGGCAAATAAACAAGGAGTCACAAACCAGAAACGTGGAAGaccaccaaaaacaaaacttaaagaTCCTATCCCTCCGAACAACAATCCTGCTCTCCCTGAAAAGATGGGCTCTAATGAAGAAAGTCAGCAGAAAATGGACAGGAATTTGCCAAAAGAGGATTTAGAAAAGGGggacaaaacaaagcagaagtGCAAAAAAAGGAGGCTGAATAGAAGCACAGAGGAGGGGGTAATTCCACCAAAGAAGACCATAAGCATTGAGAGCACTGACAAGCCTGATGCAGGTATCAATGACATAATCCCAGACGTAAGAAAACTTGGGGCATCCAAATGGCCACAGATGGTCACTCTGAAGGAGTTTCAGAAGCTTATTAAAAGGCAACACTCAAAAACAAGGAAGTTAAAAGAAAGCCAGGAAACAAATGGAACTGTAAAAGATGCAGAAAGTGAAGGGATGGTGAACAGAGACAGCACATACAAGGAATCAGCTAAAGACAAAGAGATGGACATAGACATCACTCAGCCTCAAGACCGGGTCGGGAGTGAACAGTCTCCGGTCATTAGTGTCACAGTtgataaaaatcacaatcaAGTTTTCAGCGAATCAACAGATGGCACAGACAGCTCTACTAAGAAGACCAGTTTTTTGTGTGGTGGAAACCAACCAGTGTTTTCCTTTGATGACCTGGAAGAAGTGGTGGCCAAGttagcagcagagagggagcaacCACTGATGAATCTTTATGAAG GAACAGCCTGTGATGTCATCAACAATGAAGGCTTGTCTCACAGTGACACTCACCTGCCTCAGTTAAACAAACCATGGCATCACAACTTGTACACCCGGACACCTGAGAGAACTGGTCCACCTCTGCCAGGTGCCGGTGGGATTGTGTCAGGCTGCGatcaagaggaagaggaggaagtggaggtggACGTTCTGCTTTACTCCCCAGTCAAAGTGCCTCAGACCGGGGAGCGTGAGGATGGTCTCATCAACACAGAGATAACTCTAGATGAAGACGAGGAGGAAGATGTGAATGAGATCGATGTGACGGGATGA
- the LOC108885750 gene encoding mitochondrial import inner membrane translocase subunit Tim10 translates to MDPMKAQQLAAELEVEMMADMYNRMTNACHRKCVPPHYKEAELTKGESVCLDRCVAKYLDLHERLGRKLTELSVQDEEMMRKAAVGSG, encoded by the exons ATGGATCCCATGAAGGCACAGCAGCTAGCGGCCGAGCTGGAGGTGGAGATGATGGCCGACATGTACAACCG AATGACCAACGCCTGCCACAGGAAGTGCGTACCACCACATTACAAGGAGGCAGAACTGACGAAGGGGGAGTCGGTGTGCCTGGACAGATGCGTGGCTAAATACCTGGACCTTCATGAGAGGCTGGGACGCAAGCTGACAGAGCTCTCAGTCCAGGATGAGGAAATGATGAGGAAGGCAGCCGTTGGGAGCGGATAG